In one uncultured Methanoregula sp. genomic region, the following are encoded:
- a CDS encoding flavodoxin family protein, whose product MAKVVGILGSPLTEGNTAILLHRALKGAEDAGCTVEEIDVVNLDFEACKEMFFCREHETCIMDDDMQQMYEKIKSADSIILATPVMTMGIPGKLKSFIDRFQVFFMAKYIRNCPLVEKERIGRRRGLFICISGMAVPEVFVGVRLTVQAFFDIIDCKYSDELLINDMDRIRDLSTRCDLLDAAYNKGLMLGRALSRKSDS is encoded by the coding sequence ATGGCAAAAGTCGTCGGGATCCTGGGCAGTCCCCTGACAGAAGGGAACACCGCGATCCTGCTGCACCGGGCCCTCAAAGGAGCGGAGGATGCCGGGTGCACGGTCGAAGAGATTGACGTGGTGAACCTTGATTTTGAGGCGTGCAAGGAGATGTTCTTCTGCAGGGAGCACGAGACCTGCATCATGGACGACGATATGCAGCAGATGTACGAGAAGATCAAATCCGCGGACAGCATCATCCTTGCCACGCCGGTGATGACCATGGGCATTCCCGGGAAACTCAAGTCATTCATCGACCGGTTCCAGGTCTTTTTCATGGCAAAATACATCCGCAACTGCCCGCTTGTGGAGAAGGAGCGGATCGGGAGAAGGAGAGGGCTTTTCATCTGCATCTCCGGTATGGCCGTACCGGAAGTCTTTGTCGGGGTCAGGCTTACCGTACAGGCATTCTTCGATATCATCGACTGCAAGTACAGCGATGAACTCCTCATCAATGATATGGACAGGATACGGGATCTTTCCACGCGGTGCGATCTCCTGGATGCCGCTTACAACAAGGGGCTGATGCTTGGCAGGGCCCTGTCCCGGAAGAGCGACTCCTGA
- a CDS encoding flavodoxin family protein has protein sequence MAVTVLGISGSPHRHGNTETLLDSFLDGAKAAGATVEKVVLKDLTYSSCRGCNACHRNGECVVKDDAIALFDKILKADCIAVASPIYTMGITAELKGLIDRGQYLWARKFILKTLYFTDDHIKHHKGLFISTAGQNWDHVFDGAFPAITAIFNGTGFEYYDNIIANNMDEYRGIKNHPTALAEAFSKGKNVVEILTAMKSPEI, from the coding sequence ATGGCCGTAACCGTACTTGGCATATCGGGAAGCCCGCACCGGCACGGCAACACGGAGACCCTGCTCGACAGTTTCCTTGACGGTGCAAAGGCAGCGGGGGCAACAGTCGAGAAGGTTGTCTTAAAGGATCTCACCTATTCATCCTGCCGTGGGTGCAATGCCTGCCACAGGAACGGTGAATGCGTTGTGAAGGACGATGCAATCGCCCTTTTCGACAAGATCCTCAAAGCGGACTGCATCGCCGTAGCGTCTCCCATCTACACGATGGGTATCACCGCGGAACTCAAGGGGCTGATCGACCGGGGACAGTACCTCTGGGCCCGGAAATTTATCTTGAAGACGCTGTACTTCACGGACGATCACATTAAGCACCACAAGGGGCTCTTCATCTCCACTGCAGGGCAGAACTGGGACCATGTGTTTGACGGGGCGTTTCCGGCCATCACGGCCATCTTCAATGGTACCGGGTTCGAATACTATGACAATATCATCGCAAACAACATGGACGAGTACCGGGGGATTAAGAACCATCCGACTGCGCTTGCCGAGGCGTTTTCCAAAGGAAAGAACGTTGTTGAGATCCTTACGGCGATGAAATCCCCTGAAATATAA
- a CDS encoding ferritin family protein, whose translation MATTDNAKEAFAGESQANRKYQAFSEKAAEEGFKNVATLYKAASEAEAIHAKKLLKVLATIGPTTKNLEASIEGETHEFTSMYPAFIREAESEKKSDALLAFTHAMKAEQVHAGLYRKALDAVKSGSDLPREKIFLCPICGNIEVGKVPDKCPICGVFGKQFREITL comes from the coding sequence ATGGCAACAACCGATAATGCAAAGGAAGCGTTTGCAGGCGAATCGCAGGCAAACCGGAAATACCAGGCGTTTTCCGAGAAAGCTGCCGAAGAGGGGTTCAAGAACGTGGCAACGCTCTATAAGGCGGCATCAGAGGCAGAGGCTATCCATGCAAAGAAGCTCCTCAAGGTACTTGCAACAATTGGTCCTACCACAAAGAATCTCGAAGCAAGCATCGAGGGCGAGACCCATGAGTTCACTTCAATGTATCCCGCGTTCATCAGGGAAGCAGAGAGCGAGAAGAAGAGCGATGCCCTCCTTGCGTTCACGCATGCCATGAAAGCCGAGCAGGTGCATGCAGGTCTCTACAGGAAAGCGCTCGATGCGGTCAAATCCGGCTCCGATCTCCCGCGGGAGAAGATCTTTCTCTGTCCCATCTGCGGGAACATAGAGGTCGGCAAGGTCCCCGACAAATGCCCGATCTGCGGTGTCTTTGGCAAGCAGTTCCGGGAAATCACTCTCTGA
- a CDS encoding chorismate mutase, whose translation MTLEQARADISRIDTEIIRLIAVRQELAGQVAAIKAAEGLPTHDAGRSAEVLRSVSAQAEGFQMDPAPVRKIFETLIAMSEDRQRELRDKGKSR comes from the coding sequence ATGACCCTTGAGCAGGCCCGGGCGGATATTTCCCGGATCGATACGGAGATCATCCGGCTGATTGCCGTGCGGCAGGAACTTGCCGGGCAGGTTGCCGCAATCAAGGCAGCTGAGGGCCTGCCCACCCACGATGCCGGCAGGAGCGCAGAAGTGCTCCGGTCGGTTTCAGCGCAGGCTGAAGGTTTCCAGATGGATCCCGCCCCGGTCAGGAAGATCTTTGAGACGCTGATTGCCATGAGCGAGGATCGCCAGCGGGAACTGCGGGATAAGGGGAAGAGCCGGTAA
- a CDS encoding aspartate kinase, with translation MKFGGTSVADAQCIRRVVDILEHHHKAGDEVAVVVSAQRGVTDQLIEIAQKLPTAKDDSAIAPLIQALSKRHMTTLEGAAPEQVAPVGAEIEERLISLQNILFAVYNLRELTPRSKDYIISFGERLLAPIVGAAIRERGIASTVMDGCEAGILTTSQHGESTSLPESDERIQRRIGPLLSKEIPVIMGFMGCTREGILTTLGRSGSDYSASIIGAGIDADEIWIWTDVDGIMTCDPRVINDARVMPSLSYLEVMELSYFGAKVMHPRSIEPAMRKNILVRVKNTFNPAHPGTVIVRNGQRDNRVVKALTYIDKVAAININGAQMIGRPGVAKAIFTILADHEVNVMMISQGSSEANISLIVDESHLIAAVKALTDLMKQGVVREVSHNPDVCAVAVVGAGMAGAPGTGGRIFTALGAAEINVMMISQGSSEANISFVVHQNDGPRAVRVLHDEFHLSEESDE, from the coding sequence ATGAAATTCGGCGGGACATCCGTTGCCGATGCCCAGTGTATCCGGCGCGTTGTGGATATTCTCGAACACCATCACAAAGCCGGCGATGAAGTGGCCGTCGTTGTATCAGCCCAGCGCGGTGTGACCGACCAGCTCATCGAGATCGCCCAGAAGCTTCCGACCGCAAAGGATGACTCCGCCATCGCCCCGCTGATCCAGGCCCTCAGCAAACGGCACATGACCACGCTCGAAGGGGCAGCGCCGGAACAGGTAGCACCGGTTGGTGCTGAGATCGAGGAACGGCTCATAAGTCTCCAGAACATCCTCTTTGCTGTCTACAACCTGCGGGAACTCACTCCCCGCTCGAAGGATTATATCATCTCGTTCGGTGAGCGCCTGCTCGCTCCCATTGTTGGTGCCGCCATCCGTGAGCGGGGCATAGCCTCGACCGTCATGGACGGGTGCGAGGCAGGGATTCTCACCACATCCCAGCATGGCGAGTCAACGTCGCTTCCCGAGAGCGACGAACGGATCCAGCGCCGTATTGGCCCGCTCCTCTCAAAAGAGATCCCGGTTATCATGGGATTCATGGGATGCACCCGCGAAGGGATTCTTACAACCCTTGGCCGGAGCGGCTCTGACTATTCCGCATCCATCATCGGCGCCGGTATCGATGCGGACGAGATCTGGATCTGGACCGATGTTGATGGGATTATGACCTGCGATCCCCGCGTGATCAACGATGCCCGCGTTATGCCCTCGTTGTCCTACCTGGAAGTTATGGAGCTCTCCTATTTCGGGGCAAAAGTGATGCACCCCCGCTCCATCGAACCCGCGATGCGCAAGAACATCCTCGTGCGGGTCAAGAACACCTTCAACCCTGCACATCCCGGCACGGTCATCGTGCGGAACGGGCAGCGGGACAACCGCGTGGTCAAGGCCCTGACCTATATCGACAAGGTGGCGGCGATCAATATCAACGGGGCCCAGATGATCGGGAGACCCGGGGTGGCAAAGGCGATCTTCACCATCCTCGCTGACCACGAAGTGAACGTAATGATGATCTCCCAGGGTTCGAGCGAGGCCAACATCTCGCTGATCGTGGACGAGTCACACCTCATTGCCGCAGTAAAAGCGCTTACTGATCTCATGAAGCAGGGGGTTGTCCGGGAGGTATCCCACAACCCCGATGTCTGTGCAGTTGCGGTTGTCGGGGCTGGCATGGCCGGTGCACCGGGAACCGGCGGGAGGATCTTCACGGCCCTTGGCGCTGCAGAGATCAACGTGATGATGATCTCCCAGGGTTCGAGCGAGGCCAACATCTCGTTCGTTGTCCACCAGAATGACGGCCCCCGTGCAGTCCGGGTGCTTCACGACGAATTCCATCTTTCGGAGGAGAGCGATGAATAA
- the cas2 gene encoding CRISPR-associated endonuclease Cas2, giving the protein MTMVWVVYDIAKTTTRNHVVRICLNKGLYRVQKSVFLGNLNANERDSLALECGQEIDPDVDSVYVFPMDDTSFKKVKLLGQAFDKKLVSDELLTKFF; this is encoded by the coding sequence ATGACGATGGTCTGGGTGGTATATGATATCGCGAAAACGACGACGCGGAATCACGTTGTCCGCATCTGCTTAAACAAGGGATTGTACCGGGTCCAGAAGAGCGTGTTTCTCGGGAACCTGAATGCGAACGAACGCGATTCGCTTGCGCTGGAATGCGGGCAGGAGATCGATCCGGATGTCGATTCCGTGTACGTATTCCCGATGGATGACACCTCATTCAAGAAAGTGAAACTACTCGGCCAAGCATTCGACAAGAAACTCGTGAGCGACGAACTCCTGACTAAATTCTTCTGA
- the cas4 gene encoding CRISPR-associated protein Cas4, with product MPSDSETIITISDVLEYLFCPRFIYYMHCLDIPQHEEKRFKVMKGREVHEEKLITNPDYLRKKLGVIKKEMNVFIASKQNHIKGIVDEVLILDDGTAAPFEYKFAEFKDTVFQTYKYQLVLHAIMIRENYHCDVKRGFICFTRSNHHIETIEFTEQDFERGLEIIGEVLEIIDKGFYPNKGKYQNKCIDCCYATICT from the coding sequence ATGCCAAGCGACAGCGAAACTATCATCACGATCTCCGATGTGCTGGAGTATCTCTTTTGCCCCCGGTTCATCTATTACATGCACTGCCTCGATATCCCGCAGCATGAGGAGAAACGGTTCAAAGTGATGAAAGGTCGGGAAGTGCATGAAGAAAAACTTATCACGAACCCGGATTACCTGCGAAAGAAACTGGGAGTGATAAAAAAGGAGATGAACGTCTTCATTGCATCAAAACAAAACCACATCAAGGGTATTGTCGATGAAGTGCTTATTCTCGATGACGGGACGGCAGCCCCGTTCGAATATAAATTCGCGGAGTTCAAGGATACGGTTTTTCAGACTTACAAATATCAGCTGGTGCTCCATGCGATCATGATCCGGGAGAATTACCATTGCGATGTGAAACGAGGTTTCATCTGTTTTACCAGAAGCAACCATCATATCGAGACAATTGAATTCACGGAGCAGGATTTCGAACGCGGACTTGAGATCATCGGAGAAGTTCTGGAGATCATCGACAAAGGATTTTATCCAAACAAGGGCAAATACCAAAACAAGTGCATCGATTGTTGTTATGCAACGATCTGCACCTGA
- the radC gene encoding DNA repair protein RadC: MKKMKDLPLIDRPREVIARKGASALSDTELIEAIIGRGTKNRDVRMLSREICGLLQEQKPHIRYDDLRAIDGVGPTRASQIMACFELGRRYLAPAGPDVRVTKPEDVIPLVAHLRNKRQEHFVCITLNGAGEVLGNRVITVGLLNHSLVHPREVFADAIVDRAASVICVHNHPSGSLEPSPQDIVITTQLKEAGHLVGIQLIDHLIITRNGHVSLRELGLIS, from the coding sequence ATGAAAAAAATGAAGGATCTGCCCCTGATTGACCGGCCGCGGGAAGTCATTGCACGGAAGGGGGCGTCGGCCCTCTCGGACACTGAGCTCATCGAGGCTATTATCGGCAGGGGTACAAAAAACAGGGATGTCCGGATGCTCTCACGGGAGATCTGCGGTCTCCTGCAGGAGCAAAAGCCCCACATCCGGTACGATGATCTCAGGGCGATTGACGGTGTCGGCCCGACCAGGGCATCCCAGATCATGGCGTGCTTTGAACTGGGCCGGCGTTATCTCGCACCTGCGGGACCGGACGTACGGGTTACAAAGCCCGAAGATGTCATCCCCCTCGTTGCACACCTCCGTAACAAGCGACAGGAACACTTTGTCTGTATCACCCTGAATGGTGCCGGCGAGGTGCTCGGCAACCGGGTAATCACGGTCGGCCTCCTCAACCACAGCCTTGTCCACCCCCGGGAGGTCTTCGCCGATGCCATCGTGGACCGGGCGGCATCGGTCATCTGCGTGCACAACCACCCTTCGGGATCCCTTGAGCCAAGCCCCCAGGATATCGTTATAACTACCCAGCTCAAAGAGGCCGGCCATCTCGTGGGAATCCAGCTCATCGACCATCTCATCATCACGAGAAACGGACATGTGAGCCTGCGGGAACTGGGGCTCATCTCCTGA
- a CDS encoding carboxymuconolactone decarboxylase family protein, translating to MVVKKMAVKKPAVKKAPAKKPVVKAAAKKDLKGLEKKIGKVPKFFRELTTNEPEMFELVMRFEQHIWDDGKLSKKTKKLIAISIAAALRDQHAVRAQLAGAANLGVTKAEVEEALRVTFLLSGMPAYVYGKAQLDEVMK from the coding sequence ATGGTAGTAAAAAAGATGGCAGTAAAAAAACCAGCAGTAAAAAAGGCACCGGCAAAGAAGCCGGTCGTTAAAGCGGCAGCGAAGAAGGACTTGAAAGGCCTTGAGAAGAAGATCGGGAAAGTGCCGAAATTCTTCCGCGAACTGACCACGAACGAACCCGAGATGTTCGAGCTGGTCATGCGCTTTGAACAGCACATCTGGGACGATGGCAAGCTCTCGAAAAAGACCAAGAAGCTCATTGCTATCTCCATTGCTGCAGCACTGAGAGACCAGCACGCGGTCCGGGCCCAGCTTGCCGGGGCTGCAAATCTCGGGGTGACCAAGGCAGAGGTGGAAGAGGCACTCCGGGTGACATTCCTGCTCTCGGGAATGCCGGCATACGTGTACGGGAAAGCCCAGCTCGACGAAGTGATGAAGTAA
- a CDS encoding peroxiredoxin, with the protein MEEGSCISFPVLGEPAPDFEAETTHGPLKLSDLKGKWVVLFSHPADFTPVCTTEFLAFAGIHDELKALNVQLVGLSVDSVSAHLAWVHAIREKMGVQVPFPVIADLNMKVAKKYGMIQPGQSTTAAVRCVFFIDDKGIMRAMIYYPLQNGRFMPEIIRLVKALQTTDKYKVSTPANWQPGDNVVVPAPKTAAEMEKRPTEGYECRDWYLCFKKI; encoded by the coding sequence ATGGAGGAAGGATCCTGTATCAGTTTTCCGGTGCTGGGGGAACCCGCACCGGATTTTGAGGCGGAGACTACCCACGGGCCCCTGAAACTCTCGGATCTTAAGGGAAAATGGGTGGTCCTCTTCTCCCACCCCGCGGATTTCACCCCGGTCTGCACAACCGAATTCCTGGCATTCGCCGGGATCCATGACGAGCTCAAGGCATTGAACGTGCAGCTGGTCGGGCTCTCGGTAGACAGTGTCTCGGCCCACCTGGCCTGGGTGCATGCGATCAGGGAGAAGATGGGAGTCCAGGTCCCCTTCCCTGTCATTGCCGACCTGAACATGAAGGTGGCAAAGAAGTACGGCATGATCCAGCCGGGCCAGAGCACGACTGCAGCTGTCCGCTGTGTCTTTTTCATCGATGACAAGGGGATCATGCGGGCGATGATCTACTATCCCCTGCAGAACGGTCGGTTCATGCCGGAGATCATCCGGCTCGTAAAAGCGCTCCAGACAACCGACAAGTACAAGGTCTCGACACCCGCCAACTGGCAGCCGGGTGACAACGTGGTGGTCCCGGCCCCAAAGACCGCTGCCGAGATGGAGAAGCGGCCAACCGAAGGGTACGAGTGCAGGGACTGGTATCTCTGTTTCAAAAAGATCTGA
- a CDS encoding flavodoxin family protein, with amino-acid sequence MTIKVLAFAGSPRRHGNSETLLDWVLASMARDPEVSVEKVPLTEANINPCRGCNACEKLNKCIQRDGLDIYHDKIIEADCIVLSSPIFCMGLASQVKALVDRAQVFRSRKYVLKLPVVPPERKGKRLGVFLASAGQTWPHVFDAAVPSVKCFYHVIDIRDADISYLMVNGVDESGAVLHHPTAHADAENLGKNVIADLKKRLAA; translated from the coding sequence ATGACGATAAAAGTCCTCGCCTTTGCCGGGAGCCCCCGCCGGCACGGCAACTCGGAAACCCTGCTCGACTGGGTGCTTGCGTCCATGGCCCGGGACCCGGAAGTATCCGTCGAGAAAGTTCCTTTAACCGAGGCCAATATCAATCCCTGCCGGGGATGCAATGCCTGCGAGAAACTCAACAAGTGCATCCAGCGCGACGGCCTTGACATCTACCACGACAAGATTATCGAAGCCGACTGCATTGTCCTCTCGTCCCCCATCTTCTGCATGGGCCTTGCATCGCAGGTGAAGGCACTCGTTGACCGGGCGCAGGTGTTCAGGTCGAGAAAATATGTGCTCAAACTACCCGTTGTCCCGCCCGAACGAAAAGGAAAACGCCTTGGTGTATTTCTCGCAAGCGCAGGGCAGACCTGGCCCCATGTCTTTGACGCAGCGGTTCCCTCGGTCAAGTGCTTCTACCATGTCATCGATATCCGGGACGCAGACATCAGCTACCTGATGGTGAACGGTGTCGACGAGTCAGGAGCTGTCCTTCACCACCCGACTGCACATGCCGATGCGGAGAACCTGGGAAAGAATGTCATTGCCGATCTCAAAAAGCGGCTTGCAGCGTGA
- a CDS encoding desulfoferrodoxin FeS4 iron-binding domain-containing protein, with amino-acid sequence MVNVAKEGQIFKCEICGNVVVVKEAGGGELVCCGEPMVLEE; translated from the coding sequence ATGGTGAACGTAGCAAAGGAAGGGCAGATCTTCAAGTGCGAGATCTGCGGAAATGTTGTTGTTGTCAAAGAGGCTGGCGGCGGCGAGCTTGTCTGCTGCGGCGAGCCCATGGTACTGGAGGAGTGA
- the purM gene encoding phosphoribosylformylglycinamidine cyclo-ligase — MNNNSYAAAGVDIDLEATAIKSLIKNLTFKRKGSHKMMGSVGHFAGLIDFGEMALALTTDGVGTKMLVADQMEDWSTVGIDCMAMNVNDLYVMNVEPVAFVDYIATDKLSIEKMAQIGIGLNEGAKQANVDIVGGETASLKGLVNGLDLAGTCLGMQKKDKIIAGEKIRPGDKIIGVPSTGVHSNGLSLARRVVEKYAGYDKKFKGRKTFGQELLTPTRIYHESLAVAASCTVHGMCHITGGGLLNFKRLSKYGFLFDTPITPPEIFSWIQKSGDIAVEEMYRTFNMGMGYAYVVPKKSVPGILKMVKGAQVVGEVVQDPGAWIGRIEIT, encoded by the coding sequence ATGAATAACAATTCGTATGCAGCGGCGGGAGTGGATATCGATCTCGAAGCAACCGCGATAAAGTCCCTGATAAAAAACCTGACCTTCAAACGGAAAGGATCCCATAAAATGATGGGTTCGGTCGGGCACTTTGCCGGGCTGATCGATTTCGGGGAGATGGCACTCGCCCTGACTACGGATGGCGTGGGTACGAAAATGCTCGTCGCCGACCAGATGGAGGACTGGAGCACGGTGGGCATCGACTGCATGGCCATGAACGTGAACGATCTCTATGTCATGAACGTCGAGCCGGTGGCGTTTGTCGATTACATTGCCACCGACAAGCTCTCGATTGAGAAGATGGCTCAGATTGGTATCGGGCTCAACGAGGGTGCAAAACAGGCAAATGTCGATATTGTCGGCGGGGAGACCGCGTCCCTCAAGGGTCTCGTGAACGGCCTCGACCTTGCCGGCACCTGTCTCGGGATGCAGAAGAAGGATAAGATCATTGCCGGGGAGAAGATCCGGCCCGGCGACAAGATCATCGGCGTCCCGTCAACCGGTGTCCACAGCAATGGCCTCTCTCTCGCCCGCAGGGTCGTGGAGAAATACGCGGGCTACGACAAGAAGTTCAAAGGCAGGAAAACATTCGGGCAGGAGCTCCTGACCCCTACCCGGATCTATCACGAGAGCTTGGCGGTTGCCGCATCCTGCACCGTGCACGGGATGTGCCATATCACCGGAGGCGGCTTATTGAATTTCAAGCGACTCTCCAAATACGGTTTCCTCTTCGATACGCCAATCACTCCTCCGGAGATCTTCAGCTGGATCCAGAAGTCCGGCGATATCGCAGTCGAGGAGATGTACCGTACGTTCAACATGGGCATGGGCTACGCGTATGTTGTACCGAAAAAGAGCGTGCCCGGTATCCTGAAGATGGTCAAAGGCGCTCAGGTTGTCGGAGAGGTTGTCCAGGATCCGGGCGCCTGGATTGGCAGGATCGAGATTACCTGA
- a CDS encoding methyltransferase domain-containing protein, protein MNTFWEERFLDEGKIWGDNPSRTAVYAIELFKKAGVREVLIPGSGYGRNAEAFARAGFEVTGIEISKTAVSLARQGLSKIRYHYGSVLDMPFDHLAYDGIYCFNVLHLFRKNDRRTFLERCREQLKDGGVIFFAVFSDNESSYGTGRMVEENTFESRPEREVHYYSEEDLVSEFRGLEIIATGMMEDPEEHGKEGRHIHLLRYIYARK, encoded by the coding sequence ATGAACACCTTCTGGGAGGAGCGTTTTCTTGATGAAGGCAAAATATGGGGCGATAATCCCAGCCGGACCGCAGTATATGCAATAGAACTCTTTAAAAAAGCCGGGGTTCGCGAGGTTCTCATACCAGGCTCCGGATACGGCCGCAATGCCGAAGCATTTGCCCGGGCGGGTTTTGAAGTCACCGGTATAGAGATCTCAAAAACAGCCGTTTCCCTTGCGCGACAGGGATTGTCGAAAATCCGGTATCACTACGGATCGGTGCTGGATATGCCGTTTGACCATCTGGCGTATGATGGTATCTACTGTTTCAATGTTCTTCACCTGTTCCGGAAGAACGACAGACGGACATTCCTGGAACGATGCCGGGAGCAGCTTAAAGATGGCGGGGTGATATTCTTCGCAGTATTCTCAGATAATGAGTCCAGTTACGGCACGGGAAGGATGGTCGAGGAGAACACCTTCGAGAGCAGGCCCGAACGTGAAGTCCATTATTATTCCGAAGAAGATCTCGTTTCTGAGTTCCGTGGTCTTGAGATCATTGCAACCGGCATGATGGAGGATCCCGAAGAACATGGTAAAGAAGGCAGACACATTCACCTGCTCCGGTATATCTATGCCCGGAAATGA
- the cas1 gene encoding CRISPR-associated endonuclease Cas1, with protein MQLVINTRGSYLKKSNNCFLVKTDEKTFEVSADKIDSILITTSATITTDAIQFAVEHNIDIIFLDYFGNPFGRVWHSKLGSTTLIRRRQLEAANEDTGFYLARGWIAQKIESQIDLLKDLKKNRPEQKETLEQYIARMEVLLESLNAMKGTLDSKRGSIMGVEGMAAQAYFDAISSTMPEAWKFKGRSRDPARDGFNCLLNYGYGVLYSQVERSCIIAGLDPYVGFLHTDNYNKRSFVFDLIEPFRTHIDKTVINLFAKKQVSGKYFDPIPGGFYMNKEGKALLIGAVNEMFDKEIDYRGRNVKIRNTIQMECHHIANKLIK; from the coding sequence ATGCAGCTCGTCATCAACACGCGGGGCTCCTACCTGAAGAAATCCAACAACTGTTTTCTCGTAAAAACTGATGAGAAGACGTTCGAAGTCTCCGCGGACAAGATCGACAGCATCCTCATCACAACTTCAGCAACGATCACAACCGACGCAATTCAGTTTGCAGTGGAGCACAACATCGACATCATTTTTCTGGATTACTTCGGCAATCCGTTCGGGCGTGTCTGGCACTCCAAACTCGGGAGCACTACACTTATCCGTCGCCGCCAGCTTGAAGCCGCAAACGAGGATACCGGGTTCTATCTTGCACGGGGTTGGATCGCGCAGAAGATCGAGAGCCAGATCGATCTTCTCAAGGACCTCAAGAAGAACCGGCCCGAACAGAAAGAAACCCTGGAGCAGTACATTGCGAGGATGGAAGTTCTGCTTGAATCTCTCAACGCCATGAAAGGCACGCTTGATTCCAAGCGGGGATCGATCATGGGGGTGGAGGGCATGGCAGCGCAGGCATATTTCGATGCAATCAGCAGTACGATGCCCGAAGCATGGAAATTCAAAGGACGGAGCCGGGACCCGGCACGGGACGGGTTCAACTGCCTATTGAATTACGGTTACGGTGTTCTCTACTCGCAGGTCGAACGATCATGCATCATCGCGGGGCTTGATCCTTATGTTGGATTCCTGCACACGGACAATTACAACAAGCGATCATTCGTGTTTGACCTGATAGAACCATTCCGTACGCACATCGATAAAACGGTGATCAACCTGTTCGCAAAAAAACAAGTGTCGGGGAAATATTTCGATCCTATCCCAGGAGGATTTTACATGAACAAGGAGGGGAAGGCACTGTTGATCGGTGCGGTCAACGAGATGTTCGATAAGGAGATCGATTACCGGGGGCGTAACGTGAAAATCCGGAATACGATCCAGATGGAGTGTCACCATATTGCGAACAAACTTATCAAATAG
- a CDS encoding peptidase M50 has product MFERITRREEADLFVAWIAISFAFAIIFLRDTGKVSPLLALTFLGVSLLTVGIGFILHEMAHKYVAIKYGYWAEFRKDNIMLVVAVALAALVGVVFAAPGATVIYTNSADGRGLSREENGKISASGPIVNLVLCIPFTAILILGGQGSTYTSSIVTMIGMIGLQVNAMIAAFNMLPVSVLDGKKVWAWNKPVFIVLIAAAFGALVLSFYPATLSSLL; this is encoded by the coding sequence ATGTTCGAACGGATAACACGGCGCGAAGAGGCAGACCTGTTCGTTGCCTGGATAGCGATATCCTTTGCTTTTGCAATCATTTTCCTCCGGGACACCGGCAAGGTCAGCCCGCTCCTTGCCCTGACATTTCTCGGCGTCTCGTTACTGACGGTCGGGATCGGGTTCATCCTCCACGAGATGGCCCACAAGTACGTGGCGATAAAATACGGGTACTGGGCAGAGTTCCGCAAGGACAATATCATGCTCGTGGTGGCTGTTGCCCTTGCCGCGCTTGTCGGGGTGGTTTTCGCAGCACCCGGCGCAACCGTGATCTACACCAACTCCGCAGACGGGCGGGGCCTGAGCCGGGAAGAGAACGGGAAGATCTCGGCCTCGGGACCCATCGTGAACCTCGTGCTCTGTATCCCGTTTACCGCTATTCTCATTCTTGGCGGGCAGGGCTCCACGTACACCAGCAGCATCGTAACCATGATCGGTATGATCGGGCTGCAGGTCAATGCCATGATCGCGGCCTTCAATATGCTCCCGGTCAGCGTGCTTGACGGGAAGAAAGTCTGGGCCTGGAACAAGCCGGTCTTTATTGTCCTGATCGCGGCCGCGTTCGGGGCGCTGGTGCTCTCGTTCTACCCGGCAACCCTGTCAAGTCTTCTCTGA